Proteins encoded by one window of Phycisphaerae bacterium:
- a CDS encoding glycosyltransferase family 39 protein, which translates to MDRLKAWLLIVVLWAGIFLPDLGSLELRGEEGRRVRPGIAMLQSGNWIVPYLSGRPYLNKPPGINWLTGASIGLFGERSEFAARFPSPVFILLFVSIVILVPNRAMDLTERLLLALLYLTMLSTVDKGRQIEIEAVYVAQIGMAAYWWMRGYLGGYSPWSMWLGSAAFLALAMLTKGPLFGVVIFYAMVFFVLLARRELKRLFRLPHICGVVLWMGLFLLWLWLAKQQVPASKIASTYAEQAGFVLLGPEFAWEKRGEVIWRSLQSLLPWLVLAPLLWKRSVLEAMSPEQAACVRGLRNAVVVCVLLVIVIPGSVARYSMPVVPLYCMALTAALRADDRLTIGKDARRLVAVIAVCIPIITVVMAFVAGFNAKVICMLILGVGAAAVFGAQRIALNNSLRAVGALSVLIMLGAMNWAIFTPMLREGKESRHIWGEAINERVPEGATIYAFDPGNQIFLFYVREPVTYIVEPEQIDRDVRYLLVGDAEYQKAGLEDYLRGRQQEELLPFEYRDRGHYRLIRLE; encoded by the coding sequence ATGGATCGACTCAAGGCGTGGTTGCTGATTGTGGTTCTCTGGGCGGGGATCTTCCTGCCGGACCTTGGGTCGTTGGAGCTTCGGGGCGAGGAAGGCCGTCGCGTCCGGCCGGGTATCGCGATGCTCCAGTCCGGTAACTGGATCGTACCCTATCTGAGCGGCCGGCCGTATCTGAATAAGCCTCCCGGAATCAACTGGTTGACCGGCGCTTCGATCGGGCTCTTCGGCGAGCGGTCGGAGTTTGCGGCGCGATTTCCCTCTCCTGTGTTCATCCTGCTCTTCGTCTCAATCGTGATCCTGGTGCCCAATCGAGCGATGGACTTGACGGAGAGACTGTTGCTCGCGTTGTTGTACCTGACCATGTTGAGCACGGTGGACAAGGGTCGGCAGATCGAGATCGAAGCGGTGTACGTCGCGCAGATCGGCATGGCGGCCTACTGGTGGATGCGCGGATACCTCGGGGGGTATTCGCCGTGGTCGATGTGGCTGGGGTCCGCGGCTTTCCTGGCACTGGCCATGCTGACGAAGGGTCCCCTCTTCGGAGTGGTGATCTTCTACGCGATGGTGTTCTTCGTTTTGTTGGCCCGGCGGGAACTCAAGCGGCTGTTCCGCCTTCCGCATATCTGCGGTGTGGTGTTGTGGATGGGGCTATTCCTGCTTTGGCTCTGGCTGGCGAAGCAACAGGTACCCGCCTCGAAGATTGCCTCGACGTATGCGGAGCAGGCGGGATTCGTCCTTCTCGGGCCGGAGTTCGCGTGGGAGAAGCGTGGCGAAGTCATCTGGCGGTCTCTCCAGAGCCTGCTGCCCTGGCTCGTATTGGCTCCGCTGCTGTGGAAGCGGTCGGTGTTGGAGGCGATGTCGCCGGAGCAGGCAGCCTGCGTACGCGGACTTCGAAACGCCGTGGTGGTGTGCGTGTTGCTGGTGATCGTCATACCGGGCTCGGTGGCGCGGTATTCCATGCCGGTGGTTCCATTGTATTGCATGGCCCTGACCGCGGCTCTGCGGGCCGATGATCGCCTCACCATCGGAAAGGACGCACGTCGACTCGTAGCCGTCATCGCCGTTTGTATTCCGATCATCACCGTGGTCATGGCTTTCGTCGCCGGGTTCAACGCGAAGGTCATCTGCATGCTGATTCTGGGCGTGGGCGCGGCCGCGGTGTTTGGAGCACAGCGTATTGCGCTCAACAATTCCCTTCGGGCGGTTGGCGCATTGTCCGTGTTGATCATGCTCGGGGCGATGAACTGGGCAATCTTCACGCCGATGCTTCGAGAGGGAAAGGAGAGCCGGCACATCTGGGGAGAAGCGATCAACGAGCGTGTTCCAGAAGGCGCGACGATCTACGCGTTCGATCCGGGCAACCAGATTTTTCTATTCTACGTTCGCGAACCGGTGACATACATCGTGGAGCCTGAGCAGATTGACCGGGACGTTCGCTATCTGCTGGTGGGAGACGCGGAGTACCAGAAGGCCGGTCTCGAGGATTATCTGCGGGGGCGCCAACAGGAGGAACTCTTGCCGTTCGAGTATCGTGACCGCGGGCATTATCGTCTCATTCGGCTTGAATAG
- a CDS encoding metallophosphoesterase, which yields MTRADRRKFAAGHRFLVWQRSGRIVALLVLGALSSGCRERGGELASVPVVQMVTPDGFTLVVESGKPDMIVAELVDATGKASSRASVAEQDGRLVALAFSELEPDTSYRYALREGDKELASEAVRTAPLGQRDFRFLAFGDSGTGDSEQYRLAKLMPPLKPDLVVHVGDLIYPDGEAKDYARKFNVPYAGLIRRAPFYPVIGNHDYRTAQGEPLLDYFVLPRNGPSSQKPEQHYYFDYGEVRFVGIDTDVSGDVIRDEIGPWLDRVLEEHTGKWKVVFFHHPMYTHAFYASAHRIRSVFQPIFEARGVDLVLQGHNHLYERTYPLLVNRVMPEGGGVVYVTTGGGGGELYPAKKEADPQFARQYDEKHSFTVVDVRADEMALRQIDTDGKTVDQFKVLDYSPTPVSSTP from the coding sequence ATGACTCGGGCAGATCGCAGAAAATTCGCGGCAGGGCACCGGTTCCTTGTCTGGCAGCGATCCGGCCGGATCGTCGCGCTCCTTGTGCTGGGCGCGCTGTCTTCCGGATGCCGCGAGCGTGGAGGGGAACTCGCGTCCGTGCCGGTGGTTCAGATGGTTACGCCGGACGGATTCACGCTCGTGGTGGAATCGGGCAAGCCGGACATGATCGTGGCGGAATTGGTCGATGCGACGGGCAAGGCGTCGTCGCGAGCGAGTGTCGCCGAGCAGGACGGCCGGCTCGTTGCCCTGGCGTTTTCCGAGTTGGAGCCGGATACGTCCTATCGCTACGCGCTACGCGAGGGCGACAAGGAGCTGGCTTCGGAAGCCGTTCGAACCGCGCCACTGGGGCAACGCGATTTCCGATTCCTCGCATTTGGCGATAGCGGCACAGGGGATTCGGAGCAATATCGGCTGGCCAAGCTCATGCCGCCGCTGAAGCCGGACCTGGTCGTCCATGTTGGTGACCTCATTTATCCCGACGGCGAGGCCAAGGACTACGCGCGCAAGTTCAATGTGCCCTATGCGGGGTTGATTCGTCGCGCGCCCTTTTACCCCGTCATCGGGAACCACGATTATCGAACGGCGCAGGGCGAGCCTCTACTCGATTACTTCGTGCTGCCGCGGAACGGGCCGTCGTCGCAGAAACCGGAGCAGCATTACTATTTCGACTACGGCGAAGTGCGCTTCGTGGGAATCGACACGGATGTTTCCGGGGACGTCATCCGCGATGAAATAGGACCGTGGCTCGATCGTGTGTTGGAGGAACACACCGGGAAGTGGAAGGTCGTCTTTTTCCACCACCCGATGTATACCCACGCATTTTATGCTTCGGCACACCGGATCCGCTCGGTGTTTCAGCCGATATTCGAGGCTCGCGGCGTCGACCTCGTGTTGCAGGGGCACAACCATCTTTATGAGCGCACGTATCCCCTGCTTGTCAATCGGGTCATGCCCGAAGGCGGCGGTGTTGTCTACGTGACCACCGGAGGAGGCGGCGGTGAGCTCTATCCTGCAAAGAAGGAGGCCGATCCGCAATTCGCCCGGCAGTACGACGAGAAGCACAGCTTCACGGTTGTCGATGTGCGGGCGGACGAGATGGCGTTACGGCAGATCGACACCGACGGCAAGACCGTCGATCAGTTCAAGGTTCTGGATTACAGTCCAACTCCGGTGTCCAGTACTCCGTGA
- a CDS encoding PHP domain-containing protein, producing the protein MDGLKTLIHFHSNYSYDSNISLESLVAFAERENFGCLALTDHDNLEGALRLREMTSMKVIVGEEITTRDGDVIGLFLEEFIRPGMSARDTALAIREQGGLVLLPHPFTRAFGVGVGAKAFDMLDLIDAVEVNNGQHVTSGPDRKARRFAKSFDFAQFVGADSHMTHSIAPCYQIMRDFDGPADFVDALRGATLHPGRHPFSYFAATAYRIACQQLGLTLPGGYGIRSKSASVEVSAPAAASQAALQPVRA; encoded by the coding sequence ATGGACGGCTTGAAGACCCTGATTCACTTTCACTCGAACTACTCCTACGACAGCAATATCTCGCTGGAATCGCTCGTGGCGTTTGCGGAGCGCGAGAATTTCGGCTGCCTGGCCCTGACCGATCATGACAACCTGGAGGGAGCCCTGCGGCTGCGGGAGATGACCTCAATGAAGGTCATCGTGGGCGAGGAGATTACGACCCGGGACGGCGACGTCATCGGCCTGTTTCTGGAGGAGTTCATCCGGCCGGGTATGAGCGCCCGGGACACAGCCCTGGCCATCCGCGAACAGGGCGGGCTCGTGCTCCTGCCGCATCCGTTCACCCGGGCTTTCGGCGTGGGGGTGGGGGCGAAGGCGTTTGATATGCTTGACCTCATCGACGCGGTGGAAGTGAACAATGGGCAACACGTCACGTCGGGCCCGGATCGCAAGGCACGACGCTTCGCCAAATCGTTCGATTTCGCCCAATTCGTGGGTGCGGATAGCCACATGACACACAGCATCGCGCCGTGCTACCAGATCATGCGCGATTTTGACGGGCCGGCCGATTTTGTTGACGCGCTTCGCGGCGCGACGTTGCACCCCGGCCGGCACCCATTCTCCTATTTTGCCGCAACGGCGTACCGGATTGCCTGCCAGCAGTTGGGGCTGACGCTTCCGGGCGGATACGGCATCCGCTCGAAGAGCGCGTCGGTAGAGGTCTCCGCGCCGGCCGCCGCGTCCCAGGCGGCGCTGCAACCCGTCCGGGCGTGA
- a CDS encoding alpha/beta hydrolase → MMERARDEFPDRKAVGDQDGCEPAKRNMRRFALRVARALAIGYLLARVGAALFQERLIYFPQRELEATPADVGLGFENIHLPTSDGETIHAWYIPRDVARGTVLWSHGNGGNMSFDLAVAEALHRMGCNVLLYDYRGYGESTGSPGEQGTYRDAEAVWAYLTETRGESTSRIVIGGRSLGGAVAIELALRHRPAALVVECTFTSLTDVARLHYPLLPVSWILVHRYESVGKVGRIGCPKLFFHGRDDALIPLSMGRSLFDAAAESKEFIVTPGDHNEAGFLYSPEYRRKLDGFLDDVFSNRGAD, encoded by the coding sequence ATGATGGAGCGCGCCCGTGACGAGTTTCCTGATCGAAAGGCTGTCGGGGATCAGGATGGCTGCGAGCCGGCCAAACGGAACATGCGCCGCTTTGCGCTGAGGGTGGCTCGGGCCTTGGCGATCGGGTACCTGTTGGCCCGCGTTGGAGCTGCGTTGTTTCAAGAACGACTGATCTATTTTCCGCAACGGGAACTCGAGGCGACGCCGGCCGATGTCGGGCTCGGGTTCGAGAATATCCACCTGCCGACATCCGACGGGGAGACGATCCATGCGTGGTATATCCCGAGGGACGTTGCCCGCGGGACGGTGCTGTGGTCGCACGGGAACGGCGGCAACATGTCGTTTGACCTGGCGGTGGCCGAGGCGCTCCATCGAATGGGCTGCAACGTGCTGCTTTACGACTATCGGGGATACGGAGAAAGCACGGGTTCGCCCGGCGAACAAGGGACATACCGCGACGCAGAAGCGGTGTGGGCGTACCTGACGGAGACACGGGGAGAAAGCACCAGTCGGATTGTGATCGGGGGGCGCTCGCTGGGCGGGGCGGTGGCAATTGAGTTGGCGTTGCGCCATCGGCCGGCGGCGCTGGTCGTCGAGTGTACGTTCACGAGCCTGACGGATGTTGCCCGGCTGCACTATCCGCTGCTGCCGGTGAGCTGGATTCTCGTGCACCGCTACGAGTCGGTGGGCAAGGTCGGGAGAATCGGATGTCCGAAGCTGTTCTTCCACGGGCGGGATGACGCGCTGATTCCTCTTTCAATGGGCCGGAGCTTGTTCGACGCGGCCGCGGAGTCGAAGGAATTCATCGTTACGCCCGGCGATCACAACGAAGCCGGCTTTCTCTATTCACCGGAGTATCGCAGGAAACTCGATGGCTTTCTGGACGATGTGTTCTCGAATCGTGGCGCCGACTGA
- a CDS encoding TIGR00725 family protein produces MRRGGSRKVDGEARRRAVVGVMGGSKVSEEVAELAQELGSLIAGRGWVLLNGGRNGGVMAASARGAREAGGFVVGVLPGKSAKGAAPDLDLAIVTGMGDARNVINVLSSDVVVACPGELGTRSEIDLALKNDKRVVLLQFDPGEAYDVYRRRKRLFDAETPEEAVKIAGEILQALFEDGDAG; encoded by the coding sequence ATGAGGAGAGGGGGATCACGGAAGGTTGATGGCGAGGCGCGCCGCCGGGCTGTGGTGGGCGTTATGGGCGGGTCGAAGGTTTCGGAAGAAGTTGCCGAGTTGGCGCAGGAGCTCGGGTCGCTCATCGCCGGGCGGGGTTGGGTGTTGCTTAACGGCGGGAGAAACGGCGGCGTGATGGCCGCGTCGGCAAGGGGGGCGCGGGAAGCGGGGGGATTCGTCGTGGGCGTGCTGCCGGGGAAGAGTGCCAAAGGTGCGGCACCGGATCTGGACCTGGCGATCGTCACGGGCATGGGAGACGCCCGGAATGTGATCAACGTGCTTTCCAGCGATGTCGTGGTGGCGTGCCCGGGCGAGCTGGGCACGCGCAGTGAGATCGACCTTGCTCTCAAGAACGACAAGCGCGTGGTGTTGCTGCAATTCGATCCCGGTGAAGCCTATGATGTGTACCGTCGGCGGAAGCGGCTGTTCGACGCGGAAACGCCGGAGGAAGCGGTGAAGATCGCGGGGGAGATACTGCAAGCACTATTCGAGGACGGCGACGCGGGGTGA
- a CDS encoding VWA domain-containing protein, with product MTLTIRIAALFAVTGLIVSAAGCGGGPGPDDPSGRGSGKTQVLDRRVQPPYVVSFDLRLRDASNRAVAEGVTRDNFVILENGRVLDYTETNQFVTPGPSLPLRVVLVLDYTNSMNVRGAIGPMIEAAKEFLQAVDEEGQPVFTATHRMGLVEFHDRDELGEGFGTVAPLTTVDEAGRAALLEAIPPEGSLEPGLTRVWDAVAEGFALLESQPRRPGEVYTVVFLTDGEDTSSTQDPVTLREEAVREGISLYVIDFSSTGRNESILSSLAGQTGGRYFPQTGRENLREVFAEITTDLRGQWNLTYITQKNDGPVDVEVAFGLEQDVVSTFSYSFNATDIRGDQHEGVLRVERGVYDAVANVTQFTLKASYIPRSITKFRFLLPMHPEAVFTLQGAGGLAEGWLVKQTQPGVIEIAGEQALEFGAFGNLGTIRVPGYVADNELSLQHDDAIYADLPRAKTMRIELEAQE from the coding sequence ATGACACTCACGATTCGAATTGCAGCGCTATTCGCGGTCACCGGACTTATCGTTTCTGCGGCGGGTTGCGGTGGGGGGCCGGGGCCCGACGACCCGTCGGGTCGAGGGAGCGGCAAGACGCAGGTTCTGGATCGGCGGGTCCAGCCGCCGTACGTGGTCAGCTTCGACCTGCGGCTTCGTGACGCATCCAATCGCGCGGTGGCGGAGGGCGTGACGCGGGACAACTTCGTCATCCTCGAGAACGGGCGGGTGCTGGATTACACGGAGACGAACCAGTTCGTGACTCCGGGGCCGAGCCTTCCGTTGCGGGTCGTGCTGGTTCTGGATTACACGAACTCGATGAACGTGCGGGGTGCGATCGGACCGATGATCGAGGCTGCGAAGGAGTTTCTCCAGGCGGTGGACGAAGAGGGGCAGCCGGTGTTTACGGCGACGCATCGCATGGGGCTCGTCGAGTTTCACGATCGCGACGAGCTGGGGGAAGGGTTCGGTACGGTCGCTCCGCTGACGACGGTGGACGAAGCGGGCCGTGCGGCGCTTCTGGAGGCCATTCCGCCGGAGGGCTCACTGGAGCCGGGATTGACGCGCGTCTGGGATGCGGTGGCGGAGGGATTCGCGCTGCTGGAGAGCCAGCCTCGGCGGCCGGGCGAAGTCTATACCGTGGTCTTTCTGACGGACGGAGAAGACACGAGCAGCACGCAGGATCCGGTGACGCTGCGAGAGGAGGCGGTTCGGGAGGGGATTTCGCTGTATGTGATCGATTTCAGTTCGACGGGGCGGAACGAGTCCATTCTCTCGTCGCTGGCGGGGCAGACGGGCGGGCGCTATTTTCCGCAGACGGGGCGGGAGAACCTGCGGGAGGTATTCGCGGAGATCACGACCGATCTTCGCGGGCAATGGAACCTCACTTATATCACGCAGAAGAACGACGGGCCCGTGGACGTGGAAGTGGCGTTCGGGCTGGAGCAGGACGTGGTGTCCACGTTCAGCTATTCATTCAATGCGACGGACATTCGAGGCGATCAGCACGAGGGCGTTCTGCGGGTCGAGCGCGGCGTTTATGATGCGGTCGCCAACGTCACGCAATTCACCTTGAAGGCCAGCTACATTCCCAGGAGCATTACGAAGTTTCGGTTTCTGCTGCCCATGCATCCGGAAGCGGTATTCACGCTCCAAGGCGCGGGGGGCCTGGCGGAAGGCTGGCTGGTGAAGCAGACGCAGCCCGGTGTGATTGAGATTGCCGGTGAGCAGGCGCTGGAGTTCGGCGCGTTCGGGAACCTGGGGACGATACGTGTTCCGGGCTATGTCGCGGACAATGAGTTGAGCCTGCAGCACGATGATGCGATTTACGCGGATTTGCCGCGGGCGAAGACGATGCGGATTGAATTGGAAGCGCAGGAATGA
- a CDS encoding FAD-dependent monooxygenase: MRILTAGAGIGGLTLAALLEARGVRLRIVERAPNFEHAGYSLGLYPLGTRVLHGLGLYQALADVSVETSCYEVHDDRGRLLKRWSLDPIAGRFGAILGTTRPNLVRVLRKGLRETEIEFDTALEGLEGLNGGVRATFSDGSSDEFDLVVGADGLNSRARAVMFGEPSRFDTGWGGWMWWADKASIPKGAFVEYWGSGRFLGVYPAVDKVCVFAGAPRAGGFGQAGAGREQRVRARFTGLGATTDELLEAIPRDDATMYFWPMADARSATWVRDRVVLLGDAAAGFLPTAGVGASMAMESAAVLNDELSRASRATLDEALSLYVKRRKDRVRRIQRDSRKLSRMMFLSSRPIARLRDFVVRFYSTEMLAKNIAQAFDEPI, translated from the coding sequence ATGCGGATCTTGACCGCGGGTGCCGGTATCGGCGGGTTGACACTGGCCGCATTGCTGGAAGCGCGGGGTGTTCGTTTGCGCATCGTGGAACGGGCGCCCAACTTCGAGCACGCCGGCTATTCGCTGGGGCTCTATCCGCTGGGGACGCGCGTTCTGCATGGTCTCGGACTCTACCAGGCCCTTGCGGACGTCAGCGTCGAGACGAGCTGCTACGAGGTGCACGACGATCGCGGCCGCCTGCTCAAGCGCTGGTCGCTTGATCCGATCGCGGGGCGCTTCGGCGCCATCCTGGGGACGACCCGGCCGAATCTGGTGCGCGTGCTCCGGAAGGGGCTGCGGGAGACCGAGATCGAATTCGATACGGCCTTGGAAGGTCTGGAGGGCCTGAATGGTGGCGTGCGCGCCACGTTCAGCGATGGTTCGTCAGACGAATTCGACCTTGTCGTGGGCGCCGACGGACTGAACTCGCGGGCCAGGGCGGTCATGTTCGGCGAGCCGTCCCGCTTCGATACGGGTTGGGGCGGCTGGATGTGGTGGGCGGACAAGGCGTCGATCCCGAAGGGCGCTTTCGTGGAATACTGGGGTTCGGGCAGGTTCCTCGGCGTGTATCCCGCGGTAGACAAGGTATGTGTTTTTGCGGGTGCTCCCCGGGCAGGGGGGTTCGGCCAAGCGGGGGCGGGTCGGGAGCAGCGCGTGAGAGCGAGGTTCACCGGGCTTGGCGCGACGACGGATGAGCTTCTCGAGGCGATTCCGCGCGATGATGCGACGATGTACTTCTGGCCCATGGCGGACGCACGTTCGGCGACCTGGGTGCGAGATCGAGTCGTGCTGCTGGGAGACGCTGCGGCCGGTTTTCTGCCGACCGCGGGTGTGGGCGCGTCCATGGCGATGGAGTCGGCGGCCGTCCTGAACGATGAGCTTTCGCGTGCCAGCCGCGCGACCCTGGATGAGGCGCTGTCGTTGTACGTCAAGCGAAGGAAGGACCGGGTTCGCAGGATTCAGCGGGATTCGCGAAAGCTGAGCCGCATGATGTTCCTGTCGTCTCGCCCCATTGCACGGCTTCGGGACTTCGTAGTACGCTTTTACTCGACGGAAATGCTCGCCAAGAACATTGCCCAGGCGTTTGATGAACCCATCTGA